GATTTTTCTCAATGGGTTTTATCCTACTTtggctctggggaaaaaaattaaaaaatggatcatCTCTTCTCTCAAACAAGAGTTCCTTGGTGCTATAGACCTTAATATTAGAGCTATTTCTATGAACATATTCCTGAATGAACGTGACTTCTGTCtaggataaaatttttaaagtttgacaAACTGAAATCTGCCAGGAAAAGTAGCCAGGAACTAGCTTAAATACCATATCTCTTTAGAAAATGCCAGTTAGGAGGGAAGGCTAGATGTCTACTTCTGCATTTGGAAAAAGCTAGGTTTAAATGGCCTTTGGGATCAGAGACGATCTTCGTTAGGGTTGTGGGAATGGACCCTCACAAAGTCAGCATTGGTTCCTTAATGTCATACTTATGCCTCATCAACTTGTAAAGGCCCAAACATGGGATCTCTGGGCCACCTAAATAAGGAGCACCTTCTCTTCAGAAAACAATCCACTAGAAGGCCCTGCCTAAAATTTCTACCCAGGTCTCTCCTAGATCACTTCATTTGCTAGAATAAAATggagaggaaagcagaaaaaggccagtaaagataaaattaatttatttgccCTCACAACTCCATGGGCCGCACTAGGCCCCACAGTCCTATAAGCATGCCCTGCAGCAGTGGGCTGGGAGTCCAGGTCTCTGGAGTGCCTACTCCCTTGTCCAGAGCTGCCTTAAGCTGGCTTGCTGCTGACCCCATCATCCTGCTCCCACATGCAAGAAGTGTTTAGGTCCACCTGCAACACACCCAGGCCTGCCTCTGGCAGTAAGGACAGGGCCCTGGGTGAGTGGGAGGGCAGGTGGGTTCAGTGCAGAGAGCTGCTGTTCTGCTCTTCAAAGGCCATCTTGCCCAGGAGCTGGCTGTCCAACTCCACCCCACTCACAGGTAGCTGGAAGAAGTTCATTTCGGCTGCTAAGGCCGCCATGGCAGAAGGGTCCTGGCCAAACTGGGCTCGTAACATCATGTCCATTTTCTCCAGCCTCCTCTTGAGCCGCTTGGCTTCCCGCTCCCGGATGAGCCGGGCCTGCCTCTTTTCTGGGGTTTCATTGGCCCGCTTCAGCCTCATAGCCTCCCGATCCCGCTGCAGCCGGCGTGCTCGCTGCTCATCTGTCTCCTGCATGCGCTGCAGGCGCTTGGCTTCACGGTCCCTCATTCGCCTTACTTCCCGCTCCTCTGGGGTCTCATTGTCCCGCCGACTTTTCTTGGCTGTGCGCTCTCGTTCCAGCCGCTGCAGCCGAACCTCCAAAGGCTCATTCTGTCGGCGTAGGGCCCACTTGCGAACACTGGGGGTCTGTGCTTCCAGTAGCTTTCGGTAGGCAGCACAATTGTTGCACACAAGCAGAATTCCAGCAGGGTACACTGGAGGACTAAAGGCAATGTCCTTCCCCTCAGCACTGGAGGGGCCCTCACTATGGGCTGGGGGTAGGGATTCCATGTTAAGTACTTCAGGGAGTTTCTCACTGGAATACAAAAATTTTGGATGGTTAGTGTCTCCTAGAAAGGCTCAAGTATCCAGCTCAGACTCACGCTGGTCCTATCAGGCCAGTTGCTCCAAGTTCACCACTAGGGGTCAGATTTGAGTACTTGAGAGACCTCTCCTATCTCTCCTACCCAGCACCTTCTCTGAGCTAGGGGGTCTACCAAGTTTTAAAGCCTTCCTTGAGGTAGAGACTGAGCGAAATGCCAGATATCCCCCACAAATGTGCAGTTTTCATTCCAGCTGGCTGATGGTGTTTGTAAGAGCTGTGTAGGGCAGTCCTTCTTGAGATGGAAGCTTGCCTGTAAGGGAGTCCACTGGCTCaacccctcctgccctggccaaCTCTGTAGAGTACCCCAGGCAAATGGAACTAGGACACAATTCACATACTTCCAGTCTTCTGGGACACAGTACAGACTATGTCCTCACATCAGGGGCCTCTCAGCACCCTGTAACTTCTTTCCCCAAGCTTTATCATGAATGTTATTGGACTCCCCCTGCCGCCCAACCATCTCTTTCtagatgaaaataagaatattttcaggGTAAAGAAATGGACAGGATTCAAAGAGAATTCATCTCTCTTTGGGGATAACTAATAAAATGGACATATTTACTAGCTTTATCACTTGTATTTCCAAAGAGTCAGTTGCCTTTGCATTACCTATTTCTAGCTTTTCTCTTGATTTGGGAAAGCAGAACCCATACCCAATAATTTGTTCCCAGAGCAAGAGGGTTAGGTAACCAGCTAACCTGTTAAATGTGGCATGGCTGGTAAAACgggctccacacacagcacagTTAGACCTCTGGTCTTCCGAGTGGATTAGGAGGTGACGACCCAATGACCCTGGGGAGCTTAGGGCCCGGCCACAGACAGGACACATGTAGCTCTTGGCGCTCACCACTGCTGCAGTGTGCTGTAAAACAGAGCCTTAATCTGTAAACTCATGCTACTTTTAATATAATCTATGCCCACTCAGAAACTGCTTTCTGGGAAAATCCCCTTTCCTTAGTCTCAGACAAGGGATTTGCAAGTATGCTCCTTGCTTAGCACCTGGAAGTCTCTTGTGTTAACAGGCCTTCAGAAGGGCCAGACCATTCAGATTATGGTTTCAGATTTCATTAGTTTGAGTTTTGACTATATTCTGGAACATGTGGCTGGCTTGGTGAACAATAAGGCGCCAGAGCCAGAGCCCTCTTCAAAACCTGTGAAGAATTCATGCCTGGGATAATTTCTATCTGCTTACCTCACAGGTGTCTGTCAAGGGAGCAGTGAAGGCCAACTGCAGAAGCTGGCTGGGAAGACTGGTATCCAAAAGCATTTTGTCCTGTCTTttcttcaatcttttaaaaacaatcttctAAAGAAAGGCCTCTTTTCACGTATCAACTATCATTATGGTAAAACCCAGGCTGCATGTGTGCTAATGCCTTTCTAATATAGATCACAAGACACAGGTGCTCTGCAATTGGATCAGGGGCAAAAAGAGCacaaaaatttgtgtttttctgatcCCCTCATTTATACTTTTTCTAGTATCATAGAAACTTTTATGTTaactcattatttcttctttaaaacaaagcCCTCATTTTTAACAGATGTTAGTTTCTatttcactatttaaaatatgcattagggcatctaggtggctcagttggttaagggcttgactcttgatcttggcctcaggtcatgatctcggggttgtgagactGAATCCAACCCCCCTGGAGTTGGGCTCCATTGCTAGGAGTGGAGccttgcttaggattctctcttgtcctctgctcctcccccaccccctctcttaaaaagaaagaaagaaaagaaaacattaagtaactttgaaaaaaaaatacttaattttcataGTGCATCTGCTTGGGAACCCAGAACAGCTTTACCCAACATATCCCACTTATTCTCTAAAACATTCTGGGGACTAGAGTGGAGTCTTACTGGAAGCCACAATCCAAGGTTCCCCTGGGAGCTGGAAGCAAAAGCTAAACAAGCTGCTGGCATTCATGTTCTGGAGTGTGTGGCTCCCCAGCCCATACCTGGTACACATGAGCAATCAGCTGCTCCCGACTCCCACAGTCTAGCTGGCAGAGAGGACACTGGCAGATTCCAAGTAAGGGGTCAGAATTCAAGTTCCCCGTGACCTGCAATTCAACAAGCAGGCAATTCATTAACACTGTTTACCACTCTTTGCCCTGCCCCTACTTCTTTTAACAGGGTATCCTGTTAAAAGGAACACAACCTGATATCACATGTTATCCTTAGGTTCCTATTATGGGCCAAAGGGAAAAGTAATAGGGAAAGGGAATCACATTTGCTcctatcttcattttcttcaagacTTCCTGCCCTGAGGACATAGGGGCTGCCCCAGGGAGAACTGATCTATTTTACCCCCTCTCAGGATTAGCTTCCCTCCTGCTGTGCTTCTTGCAGGAATCCTCAGGAAACAATTTAAAGAGAAGAGAGCACCTCAGGTAACACTCTAACTTATATTTGCAAGAGTAGACTTCAGGAAGTTGGCTGATAGTCTTGCAAAAGTGATGTTCTGTCTGGAAAGAAGTAGGGAGGCCATGCTAGGGTTAGTGATATATGGGTAAATAGGAAAGCTGGTTTGTTGGGAGTTGTGTGTGAGGTTTGGATAAATGGAGCTGTGAAGGAAGACAGGCTTCACATGAAGGCCCAGGAGGCCACCAGAGGCAAGACCATTACTGTGGCTCAAGCCTCCTGGGCTTGGGAGCCGTTGTCACTTGCCTCATGCTCTGGCacttcattcccaccaacaggctGCTCCGTATTTTCTAACTCTTTCTCCACTTTGACCACCCCTCCATCTTCCTCTGATGTGTGGGAAGAGACTTCATCTTGTGTGGTCTCCTCTTCATCACCCTCACTGTCACCTGGAACATACAAATTGGTCACTTGTTCTGATTTTTGCATGAATACATCTTGAGTT
This window of the Canis lupus dingo isolate Sandy chromosome 5, ASM325472v2, whole genome shotgun sequence genome carries:
- the ZNF821 gene encoding zinc finger protein 821 isoform X1 — its product is MSRRKQTNPNKVHWDQVFAGLEEQARQAMMKTDFPGDLGSQRQAIQQLRDQDSSSSDSEGDEEETTQDEVSSHTSEEDGGVVKVEKELENTEQPVGGNEVPEHEVTGNLNSDPLLGICQCPLCQLDCGSREQLIAHVYQHTAAVVSAKSYMCPVCGRALSSPGSLGRHLLIHSEDQRSNCAVCGARFTSHATFNSEKLPEVLNMESLPPAHSEGPSSAEGKDIAFSPPVYPAGILLVCNNCAAYRKLLEAQTPSVRKWALRRQNEPLEVRLQRLERERTAKKSRRDNETPEEREVRRMRDREAKRLQRMQETDEQRARRLQRDREAMRLKRANETPEKRQARLIREREAKRLKRRLEKMDMMLRAQFGQDPSAMAALAAEMNFFQLPVSGVELDSQLLGKMAFEEQNSSSLH
- the ZNF821 gene encoding zinc finger protein 821 isoform X3, with amino-acid sequence MLLDTSLPSQLLQLAFTAPLTDTCEHTAAVVSAKSYMCPVCGRALSSPGSLGRHLLIHSEDQRSNCAVCGARFTSHATFNSEKLPEVLNMESLPPAHSEGPSSAEGKDIAFSPPVYPAGILLVCNNCAAYRKLLEAQTPSVRKWALRRQNEPLEVRLQRLERERTAKKSRRDNETPEEREVRRMRDREAKRLQRMQETDEQRARRLQRDREAMRLKRANETPEKRQARLIREREAKRLKRRLEKMDMMLRAQFGQDPSAMAALAAEMNFFQLPVSGVELDSQLLGKMAFEEQNSSSLH
- the ZNF821 gene encoding zinc finger protein 821 isoform X2, which produces MSRRKQTNPNKVHCDSEGDEEETTQDEVSSHTSEEDGGVVKVEKELENTEQPVGGNEVPEHEVTGNLNSDPLLGICQCPLCQLDCGSREQLIAHVYQHTAAVVSAKSYMCPVCGRALSSPGSLGRHLLIHSEDQRSNCAVCGARFTSHATFNSEKLPEVLNMESLPPAHSEGPSSAEGKDIAFSPPVYPAGILLVCNNCAAYRKLLEAQTPSVRKWALRRQNEPLEVRLQRLERERTAKKSRRDNETPEEREVRRMRDREAKRLQRMQETDEQRARRLQRDREAMRLKRANETPEKRQARLIREREAKRLKRRLEKMDMMLRAQFGQDPSAMAALAAEMNFFQLPVSGVELDSQLLGKMAFEEQNSSSLH
- the ZNF821 gene encoding zinc finger protein 821 isoform X4, with the translated sequence MCPVCGRALSSPGSLGRHLLIHSEDQRSNCAVCGARFTSHATFNSEKLPEVLNMESLPPAHSEGPSSAEGKDIAFSPPVYPAGILLVCNNCAAYRKLLEAQTPSVRKWALRRQNEPLEVRLQRLERERTAKKSRRDNETPEEREVRRMRDREAKRLQRMQETDEQRARRLQRDREAMRLKRANETPEKRQARLIREREAKRLKRRLEKMDMMLRAQFGQDPSAMAALAAEMNFFQLPVSGVELDSQLLGKMAFEEQNSSSLH
- the ZNF821 gene encoding zinc finger protein 821 isoform X5, yielding MSRRKQTNPNKVHWDQVFAGLEEQARQAMMKTDFPGDLGSQRQAIQQLRDQDSSSSDSEGDEEETTQDEVSSHTSEEDGGVVKVEKELENTEQPVGGNEVPEHEVTGNLNSDPLLGICQCPLCQLDCGSREQLIAHVYQSTCVL